In Cinclus cinclus chromosome 13, bCinCin1.1, whole genome shotgun sequence, a genomic segment contains:
- the OAZ2 gene encoding LOW QUALITY PROTEIN: ornithine decarboxylase antizyme 2 (The sequence of the model RefSeq protein was modified relative to this genomic sequence to represent the inferred CDS: deleted 1 base in 1 codon) — protein sequence MINTQDSSILPLSNCPQLQCCRHIVPGPLWCSDAPHPLSKIPGGRGGGRDPSLSALIYKDEKITVSQDVPVHEGKPHTVHFQYKVTEVKTSSWDAVLSNQSLFVEIPDGLLADGSKEGLSALLEFAEEKMKVNYVFVCFRKSREDRAPLLKTFSFLGFEIVRPGHPAVPSRPDVMFMVYPLDQSSSSDEE from the exons ATGATAAACACCCAGGACAG TAGTATTTTACCTTTGAGTAACTGTCCCCAgttgcagtgctgcaggcacaTTGTTCCAGGGCCTCTGTGGTGCTCC GATGCCCCTCACCCACTGTCGAAGATCCCCGGTGGGCGAGGGGGTGGCAGGGATCCTTCTCTTTCAGCTCTGATATATAAG gATGAGAAGATCACTGTTAGCCAAGATGTCCCAGTGCACGAAGGGAAGCCTCACACTGTCCACTTCCAGTACAAGGTCACAGAGGTGAAGACTTCCTCCTGGGATGCAGTGCTCTCAAACCAGAGCCTCTTTGTGGAAATCCCTGATGGATTATTAGCTGATGGAAGCAAAGAAGG GTTGTCAGCACTGCTGGagtttgctgaagaaaaaatgaaagtcaACTATGTCTTCGTCTGcttcagaaaaagcagagaagatCGAG CTCCACTCCTGAAGACATTCAGCTTCTTGGGCTTTGAGATCGTGCGGCCTGGCCATCCCGCTGTCCCTTCGCGGCCAGATGTGATGTTCATGGTGTACCCCCTGGATCAGAGCTCTTCCTCCGATGAAGAATAG